ACACAAAAGGTTAGACGGACCAGGAGGTGGTCTAGAAATAGAGCCGAATAAAGCAGCAGAGGCACTGCAAGCCTAATCCAGTGAGCTGACAACAGCTATGGTCCACGGGCTTGCAGATACTGGGTAATGAGCAAAAACTCTACCTCCATCTTGTACGTCTAGGAAGATTCCAAAGGGTTTAAAGATTTcaggggggaagaaagaaagcaaaggagaaaagaagaaagggccccaGCGGGAGctcaaattgatgaacacaggCTGTGCATGAGGCGGGCCGGGTTTGTTCCCAGCACCGAGTGGCCCCTCAGCACAGGGCCGAGAACAGGCTTTGAAACCaaatgaatgagagagagagagagagagagagagagagagagacagagagagagagacagagagagacagagacagagacagagagagagagacagacagagagagagacagagacagagagagagagagatttataaCCTGGAAATTGGGAAGAACTTACTAAATGTCTCAACATCCAGAGCCATAAAAAACTTGAGTATCTAAACATTAGAACTTTCTGCCTTACTGATGATacgttttaatttgattttttgttttttgtttatttgttttcaggttatacctggtggtgctccggggtgaccctctgcactcagtgattacttctggtGAGGATCAGGGGGCcacagggatactggggatcaaacccagatcggccatgtgcaaggcaagcgccctcccctctttgctatcgctctggccctcaacCGTTTTCAGAATAATCAAAGGCAAATGAAGCAGGCGGATGTGAAACAATGAAAAAAGGGGAATCTAATACACAAGCTCTTAGAAATTAGTCAGACTAACAATTCAATAGCAGACAGCCAAGGCTGTGGAGTTGGTTCAAAGGAAAGATGCCAACATGGTTCAACTGGTGCTTGCTCAGAGGGGTCTGGCTTTGGCCCGTGGCCTGTCTGATACGGGTTTTCTGCCTGGCAGAAATGAGCTCCTTTCCTAGAAACCTAGATCTAACCATGTGATTTAGCCAGTCAGATCGTAACAATGCAATACGTgtgcctattttttatttttggagaaggGGTAtaacctagcagtgctctgggcttactcctggctctgtgctcaggaatcgatcctggcagtgctcagagaaccataggggggtgccagagactgaacaaCGTAAGGCcacaggcaagagccttacccctctctggggatcaaactcggggtctCACACAGGCAAGTGGTCTAACCTGGAGCTGATTCCTGACCCCAACATTCCAGAAATTCCAGCCAGTGTCCTGGCTAGCCCTGACACTGCAAGAAAGCTCTGTGGATGGAAATGCAAAAGTGAGATTCAGAGGGAGGAATGAACAGTTAATACAATTACAAATACACATAACCTTTGATCCACTTGTGAGTTCCTTACAAGTGAACTTCTTtcacttgctttttttgttttggggccacgcccagctgtgcacagggtttactcctggccagctccaagaaccacgtggggtgctggggattgaacccatgttagccgcgtgcaaaacaagtgccctccccatgcACCAATGCTCTTGCTTGGTTTTCAAAAGACAATGTCATGGGGTAAGGGCTTGCCGGGctggggcactggccttgcaggtggccaggcCCTGAGTTTGTTCCGTGAGATTGAATGGCCCCAACGCACACAGGAGCCCTATCACACACCTCCCACCATCTCTCCCACAGAACAGGTAAATCAAAACCGAGTCAAGCATATTGTACACATTGTGAAAGTGTTTCCAGAATACCTGGAATACAGgaagaaatttttgttgttttcagtttgggggccatacccggtgccATAcccactcctggtgagcttgatggaccatatggatgccgggaatcaaagcagggttagccctgtgcaaggcaaacgccctccccactgtactatagtttcAGCCCCTCAAaagggtttgttttggggtcatacccagcggtgctcaggggttactcctggctctgcagtaaggAACACTCAGGGCAGACTTGAGGACCCTATAGGactctggggatggaaccgggatcccctgtgtgcaaggcaaaagccctccccactgtactacagctccggTACCCAAGACGAAAATGTTTTtaacttcaaaattttaaatgttgttttctttttttttttttttttttttttaaatattaagatttACTATATGTCTACAACAATCCAAAGGCTACAGTGTTGGGAGAGGAATATCAATTATATGTAACAGAGCATCAGAAATCCACAAATAGGTcccactagttttttttttctttttttgctttttgggtcacacccagcgatgctcaggggttactcctggttttgcactcaggaattactcctggcagtgcttgggggaccatatgggatgccggggatcgaacccgggtcggccgcgtgcaaggcaaacgccctacccgctgtgctatcgctccggcccctaaatgtTGTTTTCTAATAGGTAACCGACCCTTTCACAaagttcaaaagagaaaaagaaatacatatataaatatatactcaaGAGTCTTTTCTGTCTGCTCACGTCTCACTTCAATCCCATAGGTAATACCAGTTATTTCTGCTCCTTCCAAAATATCTTCGTAGATCAAACACAAACAGGCCACTTCCCCCACTTTTCCTACACACAAATCATATATACTAATTCATGCCTTGGTTATTTACCTCCCATAGCTTAGGACCATGAAAAGAACTCTTTCTCCGAAGGGCACACTTCCACCGAGAATTGTGACAGATAATATATGCAaccagttaggggctggagcagagctCTTGCCTAGCAGGTGTGAggcccctggttccatccctcaCACCCTCTCCCGctaatacacacacagatacagatacaaaaCATCCAGTTACTGAATTGAATAAACATTTGAGTTtacctctttcttttgtttgtttgcttttgggccacacctggtgatgctcagggcttactcctggttctgtgctcaggaattactcctggtgggttacGAGACCGTATCAGCCCAGTACGAAGACAAgggccttagccactgtactatttcacTGGCCCCATGAATTTACCTATTTCTTTCCTACAGTAAAACAACATTATAGCCAAGGGCTTTTTGGGGCATGGTGGGGTGGGTGCAGCACAGGCGGCAAGGCAATACTCAGGGGgccaaggggtcactccttgccTGATGCTTAAAAGCTTAGGCTCTGCCCAGCTCAGGGCCCACCAGGGCTGGCTTCCTTTtgcgctatctccccagccccttgctTTTACCTGCTacctgattttgttttcttttgggccacacacacccagcggtgcagaCTCCGTCAGAGTCGATGACAGATTCAGAAATCtcaagagttcctttttttttttttggtctttttgcgGTCCTCATTTCCACAAGTAAATTCTGAATATGAAGTCTGCGGCCGATTTCTTTCTTCATCACGGTTGAATatggaaggtgggggaggggagggcgctaTCCTCCGtaggtttcttctctctctctctctcttcccctccaccaCCCAATTTGAAAACGGCACAATTTCTGCTGCTTCTCCTGCTTGGTGGCTGAGATGCTCCGGGGTGGCACGTACAcaggcagtggtggtggtggtgggggtggagggggggggactgctccccgcccctccctgcccggagcGTCTCTAAGCGATGGGGTCGATGGGGTCGGGGCGGAAGGATGTCGTCACTGGGCTGGGGCGGCAGCGGGCCCGCCTGGCTGGCTGGCCATGGCGCTCTCCGAGGTCTGCAATCTGGCGAGTGGTTGAGCTCAGTTCCAGGGGCGTTGCAAAACCAGACACGGCCTCTCCACCAGGCCAAGAAAATAACaaagggtctttttttttaattttttttttaaagacgtAAGCCACCGAGCTTTCACTTCCGTTGCATCCTGATGATACCCGGCCAGAGGCTGCCCACCGcgtaaaagccagctcccggctCCCTCCCCGGGCGCAGCACGGGAAACCGTTCTCGGAAAAACGTTCTCGGGGTTGGATTGGCCTTTAAAGGAACCgcggagagagtcagagagaaagagagagagaagggtgggggcgtgtgtgtgtgggggtggggggaaaggaacaAAAAGACGGGCAGGGTTTTCTCCGAGAGGCTTTTCTCCTCCCGCCGCCCGAGCTTACTCCCGGTCTTTGAGGCGGTCGCAGCCCAGCTCCGCCGCCAGCCGGCTCAGCGCCACCGAGGCGAAGAGATCTTCGATGAAGGTGAAATAATCCAGATAGACGTTGGGATAGCGCGCCTGCCAGCTGGCATCCTGGGCCACCTCCCTCGCGCGACACACGTCCATGAACACCCAGTTGGGCTCGTTGAAGCCCCTCAAGCGGCCGCCGTGCGCGTTGGGCACCTCCTCCCCGATCGGGGGCTGCGCGGGCGCCAGGTCGGGCCCGACGGCCGCGGCGTCGCGCTCGGGGCGCGGGAAGGCGGCGGGGTCGGggccccgggcggcggcggcggcggcggcggcggcggcctcgGGGTCGGCGGCCACCCGGCCCGCGCCGGCTTCCTCCGCGAAGCGACCCTCCCAGAGCTCGGCCGAGCGCGCCCGGGCCGGCtggcgccgccgcccgccgccgccgccgcctacCTCCTCCCGCGGCGCGTTGGCGTCTGCCGGCTGCTGCGACATCTCAGCGCCCGGCCCGCGGCCTCTCTCGCTGCCCGCCGGGGAAGGACGCCCGAAGCTACCGGCGGCGACGGAGCGATGGCGCGCGGGGACCACGTCGGCGTCGGCGTCGGCGCGTGCGTGTCCGCGTGCGTGTCCGCGTGCGCGTGCGTGCAGGTGCGCGTGGGAGCGCGCGCGTGCGTGGTGCGCCCGCGCCGTGAGAAACGCCGCTGCGCAACGTCCCGGCGGCGATGCGTTTGGCCCGAGCCGTGACGAGTGCCGTTTCGGTGCGGAATacttgagaaattttattttagacaaaagCAGCTCCCCTCCGCACCCTGCCCCGCtaccgggccacacccagcggtgctccaggcggattcctggctttgtgctcagggaagcttggggaaccagattGGGGGGGCCTGGGAGGTCGAGTATGGGTAAGGGCCTGGTGCgcgacaaacgccctacccgctgtactatgtatGCCTCTGGCCCTAGAAAGctgcaacttaaaaaaataataataaaaaggggctggagcgatagcacagcgggtagggcgtttgccttgcacgtgaccgacccgggttcgattcccagcatcctatatggtcccccgagcactgccaggagtaacccctgtgcatcgccgggtgtgacccaaaaagcaatatatatatatatatacacatatatatatgaatatatatatatctcgttGTATATGGATTAGTAAATTTAAggcctacagtgttccaacaccagtcccatcaaagcgtccacttccctccaccaacgtccccagttttccCACGCCACCCAAGAAAACTGCaactattttctgtttgttttggttttagggccacacccggcggtgctctgggcttgctccagactctgcgttcagggattactcctggcaggcttgggagaccatatggagagTCGGGGATCGAACCTCCGTGGGCtgcagcaaacgccctacccgctatattatcTGGACCCCTGTAAATGACTacttttgattccagagacccaATATCCTGTACCCTTGCCACTCTccagctttctctttctcttcccctctttccctGTCACTCCTCCCTCATTTGCCTCACAGCTCCCTCCGTTTCCCCTTCCCCGTTCTGCCTCTCCTCTTCCTTAAcaacctcttcctcctcctcctcctccaccacctcctcctcctccttccgaTCCACCTCGGTTTCCACAGCTTCTCATGCTTTTGTTCAGgtttctcagtttttgttttgttttggggtcacattcagtggtgccCAGTGGTTattgctctgcatttaggaatccttcctggcagtactccagaccgtatgggatgctagggattaaacctggggtcggcttcgtgcaaggcaaacgccctcctccctgtgctatctctctggccccataaccATGGAACGCATGTGGGATGTCCCTGAGATGGTCACAGTCTGGCTTTGTAACCTTGGAACCCTGAGGATATCCTCCAGATGTGCTTGGCCTGAGGTGGACCAGACCCTCCTTTGCAAAATAACATGCTTGGGAATTTCTGCTTCTGCAGTTTCCCGCCAGCTATCTGCAAATGCCTGCACCAGCCCCAtcagatattttagaaaataagagCTTTCACCTTTGTCTGGGGCCCAGTCTTTGAGGCATGAGATCTGCTTCTCAGCTTGTGGGGCTTGGTTTATTGCTAGTTCAGTGAGAATTTTGGCAACAAAAGGGAGAAATACAAAACGACCTCattcatatgtggagtataaagaaaaatGGTAAGGGAATAAATTTGtcttagcggggctggagcaataaaacagcgggtagggcgtttgccttgcacgcagccaacctgggttcagtccccggcattccatatggtcccccgagcactgccaggagtcattcctgagtgcagaaccaggagtaatctctgagcatctctgggtatgaccccaaaaaggaaaaatgaatgtgCCCtagcttgttttggggccacacccagcagtgctcaggtcttactcctggctctgtgctcagggggtcactggctgtgctcggggggaTCATATAGGTGcggggattgaattcagattggccatgtgcaaggcaaatgccctacctgctgtcgtatctctccagccctcaacttctagttgttggtttttttttttttttttttttttgctttttgggttacactcggcgatgcacaggggttactcctggctctgcacttctggTGGTGCAGCCCCTCAACTTCCAGTTTTGATCTGGGCCACTCCTATTGCCCTCAAAGGGgccatgcattgccagggatcaaacccagaacctcacagcAGTTCTGGCTGACAGAGCTCCATTTCATAAGAGTCAtgtctgattccagacccacagtgCTCTCCTGGCATCTGAGGCTGGATATGAGATTACCCTACTGGGCTCTATTCTAGTTCTGGTGCCCCACTGTCATGATAATTCCAGCACGTCGACAGCATCAGAGAACCTGGATGCATGCTAAAGGCTCCTGAAGCTCTAAGCCCTTCCACGTCCTTACACTTCCTCATCCTCCATCTCTGAGATGCCCACAAGGAAGCCCATTCTTTTCCCTTCCCACcagccttaatttttttcttttggggtcacacacagcgatgcacaggatttactcctggctctacactcaggaattactcctggtggtgatcgggggaccatatggaatgctggggatcgaatccagatcagccgcctgcaaggcaaacgccctacccgctgtacaatcaccctggccccccattttttttttgctttttgggtcacacccagcgatgctcaggggttactcctggctttgcactcaggaattactcctggcggtgcttgggggaccatatgggatgccggggatcgaacccgggtcggccgcgtgcaaggcaaacgccctacccgctgtgctatcgctccggcccctggccccccatttttttaattgaatcatggtgaaaTACACAGtcgcaaagttgtttatgattggctttcagtcaaacaatgttccaacaccctacccttcaccaatgtacatttcccaccaccaatgtctccagttttacTCCTGTCACCCCCggcagcctgtctctatggcacttttttttatttttgggtcacacctggcgatgcacagcggttactcctggctccgcactcaggaattactcctggtggtgctcaggggaccatatgggatgctgggaattgaacccagccgcgtgcaaggcaaacgccctacccgctgtgctatcgctccagctcccacttATTGTTGCTATTTACTAATAAAACCATCATTTAGATGAAACATCTGTTTGCGCTCTGGAGTCAGTATAGGCATAAATATCTAGGATAGGGCATAGGGGTgatgaaaatcataaaaaaattgtattctggGGGAAAAAGCCACAACGCAGCAGTCATGAGTGTGTTCTTTGCACGCTGGAGGTCACGGTTGTTCAATTCTGCCATCTCATTGCCAAGGCCCTTTTCCCTAATCATCGAGCTCAGTAATTCTGGAGaaactggatgtgatccaaaacccTGCAGGGGCCAGGGCAAATTCAAACatcctattttgtttttaaaagtttattattattgttgaattgaatcactgtttgatacacacagttacagagctgtccatggtcgggtttcagccatacagtgttccaacacccacacccctacccatgtacattgcccaccaccagtgacctcagtttccctcctgccacccctcaaAACATCGTGTTTGACAGAGTCCAGCACTAGGTTCATCTGCCCCAGACACCGAGCAGGATATGCAggatgcctgagcatcactggagaaAAGTGGGGACCCCTCCCTCCCCGACATCAGCTTGACTGCACCCACCCCCATGCACAGGCGGcttccctggggcctggggtctgGAAAGGGAGAGTGGGATGAAGAGCGGGGGAGGACCAGGAAGGAAGATGGGGCAGCTGGAGCAACAGCAAATcctgaaaaggggctggagctgcaCCCTGCTCTCCTGGTTCCCCTCCATGACGGTGTTAGGGTCACCCCACTGtgtccctctatgggaggcaatTCTCTGAGTTCTCACATTTCTCCTGGGAGAACAGTGGCGTGTACGTCCCTGGGGTCCACAGCTCATCTCCTGCCCTTGGAATTCAGTCCTGAGAGTTCAGTGTGACGTGGACTGTGTCCTTCTGACCCTCAGCTgttccccatccccctcacctGTCCCTCTCCCAGCATAGCACGGCCCACCAGATGCCTCTAAGCTCTCCTAATCCTTTCCCTTTGCATTATGCCAGAGGCAAAGATTGAGTGCACAGTCCCAGTCTTTGGCTGATATGGCCCAGTCCAACACTCTTTCTTGAGGAGGGGGGAGAAAGTTTCTGAAAGAAAAGCCAAGGCTTAGCCCCTACCATTAGCCAGCTCCCAACCAGAAGTGCCCTTCGCACCGGGAGCAATCTCATCTTCCTCATCTTCATCTGTCCAGGAGgaaggtttttgttgttttttctttttttcctttttgggtcatacccggtgatgctcagggctacttctggctccgcattcagaaatcattcctggcggtgctcaggggaccatatggaatgctggatatcaaacctgggtcagccgcatggtggtgatggtggtagtgggGTGAAGTCTACCCTcggtactgtcgctccagccccagaaggaagGTTTTCTCCCTGCCCAGCAAACACCCATCCATGAGCTGTGTTCCTgtgttcttttctctttaatgTTTTTTTGGGCAAGgccaactggtgatgctcagagcttactccggtctctgcacgcaggaatcactcctggctgtgttcgggatGCCTTgatggaaccagagtcagctctatgcaaggcgagtgccctcccacTATGCTACCTCTGCAGTCCTAAGATCTCTTACTTGCCTTCTCACTCTGACTTATTTTCCTTAACCTGATGCCTGCTGGTCTTATCAAATTTGCAAAAAATTTCACTGATTTCTGGACGAAACACTTAATTTGCTAgcctgtaaaccacagtgcctaagtcAAATAGTTAATctcctcatttccttttattgctaggtaGTTTTATTTTGCACAGGCTAGACtgccatcttttcttttctgtttcattttcttttctaattttgcaCCACAACTGTTGATcctcaggggttatacctggctctgcactgaggaatcagaCCTAGGGGTGCCTgggtgaccgtatgggatgccaaggttcAAAAACTGTGATAGTTTCTATCTGGGTctattccaaataaaaatgctacattaaaaaaaaaaaagaacttgtggGGCAGGAGTGCAcgactgatccgggttcgattcccagcatcccatatggtcacctgaacaacatcaggagtatttcctgagagcagatccaggaggatcccctgagcatcacccggtgtgaccttccaccataaaaaaagaaaagataaaagaaatggtGAATGAGGATCCCTGTCCACTGCGTCCACTCCTCTCCAACACCAATTGTTTCTGCCTTTTTTGATGTTATCCATGGTGTCATCGTCGTCATTGGTTCTTTTCAGAAGATGaagcttttctttttcacttcaggccacacttggcagtgctcagggcttactgctggttctgtgctcagggccctcctggcaggactcaggggattaTAGGCAGTGCCAAGGGTCGAACCTGGTCTGCCGCATGCccggcaaatgccctgcccatatGCCATCCCAATGGCTCCAGATGGACGTTTtcttgctcttcctcctcctacttcaCGAGAGAGACAGCGCAGTTGAGGGCTCCGGGGAGGAAGGACACTCCCGCCTTTGCCaagcctcctcccttcccccagggCCGCCTCCCTCTCCAGCCAGACCCTGGAGCCCAGGGAAGCTGCTGTGCATGGTTGTGGGTGAAGCTCGCAGCTAACCAGGACTAGGGGCCCCACTGTAATCTCCAGAGATCTGCATGCTTGCACCGGGAAGTGGACTTCACGTGTGACTCCGGGAGATGCAGCCAGTGCTGGCTCCATGCAGGAAAGGATGTTCTGACCTTGACTTTGCTCCCGCATTCTAAGGAGGACACAGGATTCTGGGTTTTGTTTAGCTTCTCACCCGGTGGTGCTCCTGgaaccatgagatgctgggatggaaGTTAGCTCCGAATGCAAAGCCTGGGGTCCTGCCTGCCTTTACTTCCCAGACTAGGGAGAATCATGACACTcacggcccctgagccctgccctagAGCTGTCTGCCTGTGCTGACCTCAGAGAGGCCAATCAAAATCATGGATTTTATTAGGAAGCAGCAAATAAAGAAAGTTCAGTATAAATACCAAAGCAGAAACTCCAActgggccacagtgatagtacagctgacaGGGCATTGGCATTGCACACAGCTCCATCTGGATTCTGGCATCCTCTTATATTTGTTCGAGCCCAGGCTGGagggattcctaagcacagacatGGAGTactactcctgagcactgctgggtgtgaccctcgctctcaaacacacacaaaacccccctggagctgctgagcgccctgtgttgatctctccagccccagggcatcAGAACTGAGTGTCTGTCGGGTCGCAGCCCTGCTGCACGTCTATTCAAACAGTTGACAGCTGGATCCAGACAAGTGATACCTGCTCCTGGCCAGGGTGGCACTGTATCTCTCTTCCAGAAGAGGATCCTGTCTCTGTGTACAGCGCATCACCTGTGAAGGTGATGAAGGCGGGCAGGATGGGAGCCCACCCACAGTCAGAAGCTCTGGTGTCCCCCATCACCTGGACCATCCCCAGAGTCACAGTCCTCAGGGAACAGCCGAGGGGAGCAGATACTGATCAGGACAAGCAACATCATTGTCTCCGGAGACCAAAGACATTTggataaattcatcaatattctgggtaCTAGATGCTCACGGGGCCTCAGACACCTCCAGATGTATCTCATCCAATGGGTCCTTAGGCTCAGAATCCAGTGCTGGGCTCCAATGAGACGCTTCTGCTCCTCTTGAGTGCTCCCCATCTGAGGTCAGGGGTGCTCCTGGGTTcaaggggctgcaagtgctggcagagctgggagaagatTCCAGAgagtgctgtggagagcaggGGTCCCCCTCGCTCCCTGCTAGGTGCTGGGGCGgtggattcattctctttctttttgctcgctggttcttgaaccaaacctggggacatAGAAGAGAAATTCTATTAAGTGGGTGAAAAGAGGAAGATTGcccgtttttttgtttttgttttttttgggtcacattcaacAATGAACAGGGTTGCTCCTGTATCTGCGCTGAGGAATAACcaatggcggtgctcgggggaccatatgggatgctgggaatcaaacttgggttggccccgtgcaaagcaaatgccctacccgctgtgctatcgctccagccccagatcgtctcttttatggagctggggaactgaggcaagcaccacagatggttctgGCCCCTGCATGAAGggatccctggatgcagagccaggtttGTCccggagccctgctgggtgtgccctcaaaccaacaacacaacaacaacaacaacaacaacaacaacaaaaccgacaaagtaaaagaaaagaaatgagggaccCATAGAAACTCTGTGTTTCCCTCGACTTCTCAGAAGTCTGTTCCACTGACCCAGGCTGAGGCCACACCCTACACAGACCTACCACAGATGCCTTCGGGGACAACACACTGGCAACACCCAGACCAGGGCATTTCTGACAGGGATGCTCTGGCGCATGCTGATcaagcaccacctgtggtccactGTTGGGGACGagcctaggcaccccctgcctctgtccctgtaatcAGGgattgggtgaggagggggcctaggcactccctaccttagttcctgtaaacaggaatgagtatggagaaacgtggcatgagggTGAGTCATTCCCTAACAACCGACCTTGACAGGTGGccaaagggccaccatgctctggcggccagcctggaaag
This Sorex araneus isolate mSorAra2 chromosome 8, mSorAra2.pri, whole genome shotgun sequence DNA region includes the following protein-coding sequences:
- the LOC129406848 gene encoding EP300-interacting inhibitor of differentiation 1-like; protein product: MSQQPADANAPREEVGGGGGGRRRQPARARSAELWEGRFAEEAGAGRVAADPEAAAAAAAAAARGPDPAAFPRPERDAAAVGPDLAPAQPPIGEEVPNAHGGRLRGFNEPNWVFMDVCRAREVAQDASWQARYPNVYLDYFTFIEDLFASVALSRLAAELGCDRLKDRE